From a region of the Sulfuriferula plumbiphila genome:
- the sucB gene encoding dihydrolipoyllysine-residue succinyltransferase — MLIEVKTPELSDSITEGTLLEWHKQPGDTVVRDETLIDLETDKVILEISAPASGVLVELLRENGAVVTAGEVIARIENGEPETAAPPLSSTAMSTPLSQRERERAGEGGRSMEQDKPASAAQPAASKVLAVPSKPAPSVIDTRQGRSERREPMSRLRARVAERLVAAQHSAAILTTFNEVNMQPVMDLRARYKDDFQREHGVKLGFMSFFVKAALLALRQFPVVNAAIDGSDIVHHDYYDIGIAVSTTRGLVVPILRDADCKGFADIERAIGDFARRAEALQLTLEELSGGTFSISNGGVFGSLLSTPILNPPQSAILGMHKIQERPIAENGQVVIRPMMYLALSYDHRLIDGRDAVQFLVEMKTALEDPARLMLGI, encoded by the coding sequence ATGCTGATCGAAGTCAAAACCCCCGAACTGTCCGACTCGATTACCGAGGGCACCCTGCTGGAATGGCACAAGCAACCCGGCGATACGGTGGTGCGCGACGAAACCCTGATCGATCTCGAAACCGACAAGGTCATTCTCGAAATTTCCGCCCCCGCTTCCGGCGTGCTGGTGGAGTTGCTGCGCGAGAACGGCGCGGTGGTGACGGCGGGTGAAGTGATCGCACGGATCGAAAACGGCGAGCCTGAGACAGCAGCGCCTCCCTTGTCGAGTACCGCGATGTCCACCCCACTGTCACAGCGGGAGCGGGAGAGGGCTGGGGAGGGGGGGAGAAGCATGGAGCAGGACAAGCCGGCATCCGCAGCGCAACCCGCCGCGTCAAAAGTACTCGCTGTCCCGTCCAAACCCGCGCCTTCCGTCATCGACACCCGCCAGGGCCGCAGCGAGCGCCGCGAACCCATGAGCCGCCTGCGCGCCCGCGTCGCCGAGCGCCTGGTGGCCGCGCAGCACAGCGCCGCCATTCTCACCACCTTCAATGAAGTCAACATGCAGCCGGTAATGGACCTGCGCGCCCGCTACAAGGACGATTTCCAGCGCGAACACGGGGTCAAACTGGGTTTCATGTCGTTCTTCGTCAAAGCCGCATTATTGGCGTTGAGGCAATTTCCCGTCGTCAACGCCGCGATAGACGGCAGCGATATCGTGCACCACGATTACTACGACATCGGCATTGCCGTCTCCACCACGCGCGGCCTGGTCGTACCCATCCTGCGCGACGCCGACTGCAAAGGTTTCGCCGATATCGAGCGCGCCATCGGCGACTTTGCCCGGCGCGCCGAAGCCCTGCAGCTGACCCTGGAAGAACTCAGCGGCGGCACCTTCTCCATCAGTAACGGCGGCGTGTTCGGCTCGCTGCTTTCCACCCCGATTCTGAATCCGCCGCAGTCGGCTATTCTGGGCATGCACAAAATCCAGGAGCGCCCCATCGCCGAAAACGGCCAGGTGGTGATCCGTCCGATGATGTACCTGGCGTTATCCTACGACCACCGCCTGATCGATGGCCGTGATGCAGTGCAGTTTCTGGTGGAGATGAAAACCGCGCTGGAAGACCCGGCGCGGCTGATGCTGGGTATCTGA
- a CDS encoding phosphate-starvation-inducible PsiE family protein, whose amino-acid sequence MNQEAASTAIKSRFAQALTQWNVMTLYERFEQGVALILTGLIAAIIMVALLELSKEVFQLVLVDAANPLDHTLFQALFGQILTVLIALEFKHSILKVVARKESIIQVKTVLLIGLLAISRKFIVLDIGEIQADTILALAAAVVALAIAYWLIRERENSRAR is encoded by the coding sequence ATGAACCAGGAAGCAGCAAGCACAGCCATCAAGTCCCGCTTCGCGCAAGCTCTGACTCAATGGAATGTCATGACGCTGTACGAAAGATTCGAGCAGGGCGTCGCATTGATCCTGACTGGCCTGATTGCAGCCATCATCATGGTTGCCCTGCTGGAGCTATCCAAAGAAGTATTCCAGCTGGTCCTTGTCGACGCCGCGAATCCCCTGGATCACACACTATTCCAGGCGTTGTTCGGCCAGATACTGACCGTGCTCATTGCCCTCGAGTTCAAGCATTCCATCCTCAAGGTAGTTGCCAGGAAGGAAAGCATCATCCAGGTGAAAACCGTGCTGCTCATCGGGCTACTGGCCATCTCGCGCAAATTCATCGTTCTCGACATCGGCGAAATCCAGGCTGATACGATCCTGGCGCTGGCGGCAGCGGTGGTGGCGCTTGCCATTGCTTACTGGCTCATCCGCGAGCGGGAAAACAGCAGAGCCAGGTGA
- a CDS encoding Hsp20/alpha crystallin family protein, with translation MLDSLKKVGKEVGKELNRAWDNLSEGWREMLSRSGDALTHFTKRKVPEGSAPPARFPSWSILAGEMEETEKAILVRLEVPGLDRDDLDLMIEGNTLRVSGEKRYVREDEGGNYHIMERAYGSFQRMILLPQEVDGEQAEASLNNGVLTVRLPKTGAPSGRRIKVM, from the coding sequence ATGCTCGATTCGCTCAAAAAGGTAGGCAAGGAAGTCGGCAAAGAGCTCAACCGCGCCTGGGATAATCTGTCCGAGGGCTGGCGTGAAATGCTCTCCCGCTCCGGTGATGCACTGACCCATTTCACGAAACGCAAGGTGCCGGAAGGTAGCGCGCCTCCTGCCCGATTCCCGAGCTGGAGCATACTGGCAGGAGAAATGGAGGAGACGGAAAAAGCCATCCTGGTGCGGCTGGAAGTCCCCGGTCTGGATAGGGATGACCTGGATCTCATGATTGAAGGCAACACCCTGCGGGTAAGCGGCGAGAAGCGCTACGTACGGGAAGATGAGGGCGGCAACTACCACATCATGGAGCGTGCCTACGGCAGCTTCCAGCGGATGATCCTGTTGCCGCAGGAAGTGGATGGCGAGCAGGCTGAGGCCAGTCTGAATAATGGCGTGCTGACCGTACGCCTGCCCAAAACCGGCGCCCCCTCTGGCAGGCGCATCAAGGTGATGTAA
- a CDS encoding HDOD domain-containing protein, which yields MKNLDSMSTMPVRNPQKTLELLWKRVRQRGDLPGFANVVSAIMSAIRGEDDREFNMTKTVLSDPALTQKVLRLANSAMYSVFGQDINTVSKAVLIVGTESIGHLALGSKLIDGLARASAGSTSTHNEMEKAVLAGHIARQVSCAASARDAEEAVVCSMLHGLGRMMVTFYLPDHWSLVQARCAEQGVDEAQATLDTLGLGLDEVGRWVAQKWGLPTALINSMRDVLPQTVGEPLDHAGWLGAVSTMSSRCARVLCDEADASPGELADIANSYADMLGMDGSEMFAAVQAARESAAQDALFVSVAKSLKPEKGLLTTAPSGKPVHAVRILTRGVADMRGVSNSATAYQLMTMALETVYQGLGLSRAIVFLRNGNEGKYFARMGFGEKVQELIPRLVFGEAYQPDVFHAGLANDRIIVVKDAKDPAFASKLPRWWRDALPTVHSLVVLPLTANRHPAGFIYGDWDMPLSGTGLDAAELLPLNALRALMVQAIEQRCQQNSPLII from the coding sequence ATGAAAAACCTCGATTCAATGAGCACGATGCCGGTCCGCAATCCCCAGAAAACACTGGAACTGCTGTGGAAGCGCGTCAGACAGCGGGGCGATTTGCCCGGCTTTGCCAATGTGGTCAGCGCAATCATGAGCGCAATACGCGGCGAGGACGACCGCGAGTTCAACATGACAAAAACGGTATTGTCCGATCCGGCACTGACGCAAAAGGTGTTGCGACTCGCCAATAGTGCGATGTACTCGGTTTTCGGACAGGACATCAATACCGTGTCGAAAGCGGTCCTCATCGTCGGTACGGAATCAATAGGCCACCTGGCTTTGGGCTCAAAACTGATTGACGGCCTGGCCAGGGCATCCGCAGGCTCGACGAGCACGCACAATGAAATGGAAAAGGCGGTTCTCGCCGGCCACATAGCGCGGCAAGTCAGCTGCGCTGCCAGTGCCCGCGATGCCGAGGAAGCAGTGGTATGTTCGATGCTGCATGGCCTGGGCCGCATGATGGTGACATTCTACCTGCCCGATCACTGGTCATTGGTGCAGGCGCGCTGTGCAGAACAGGGCGTCGATGAAGCGCAGGCCACGCTCGACACATTGGGGCTGGGGCTGGATGAGGTGGGACGCTGGGTGGCGCAGAAATGGGGCTTGCCGACTGCGCTCATCAACAGTATGCGCGATGTGTTACCGCAAACCGTGGGAGAACCGCTGGATCATGCCGGTTGGCTGGGGGCAGTCTCCACCATGTCCTCCCGCTGCGCCAGGGTGCTATGCGATGAGGCTGACGCCAGCCCGGGCGAACTTGCGGATATTGCGAACAGCTATGCCGATATGTTGGGGATGGATGGATCCGAGATGTTTGCCGCAGTCCAGGCCGCCCGGGAATCCGCTGCGCAAGACGCCCTGTTTGTAAGTGTGGCTAAATCACTGAAGCCTGAAAAAGGCCTCCTCACGACAGCGCCAAGCGGCAAGCCGGTGCACGCCGTCAGGATTTTGACACGCGGCGTGGCTGATATGCGCGGTGTGTCGAATAGCGCAACGGCCTACCAGCTCATGACAATGGCGCTGGAGACGGTTTATCAAGGCCTGGGCTTGAGCCGCGCGATTGTTTTCCTGCGCAACGGCAACGAAGGGAAGTACTTTGCCCGCATGGGTTTTGGCGAAAAGGTGCAGGAACTTATTCCGCGTCTGGTTTTCGGTGAAGCCTATCAACCTGACGTTTTTCACGCCGGGCTGGCGAACGATAGAATAATCGTTGTGAAAGATGCCAAAGACCCTGCTTTCGCCAGCAAGCTGCCACGCTGGTGGCGCGATGCGCTGCCGACGGTACACAGCTTGGTCGTACTGCCCCTGACAGCGAACCGTCATCCCGCGGGATTCATCTATGGCGACTGGGATATGCCCCTGTCCGGCACCGGATTGGATGCTGCGGAACTCTTGCCACTGAATGCGCTGCGCGCGTTGATGGTTCAGGCGATTGAGCAGCGCTGCCAGCAGAATTCCCCCTTGATTATTTGA
- a CDS encoding sensor domain-containing protein gives MFLIPVPPRANLEIQLENLMEAAGDAVFQLNAKGEILCASKRTIALIRPDGTLTGLLLSDLVVPGERCVISAAVQQAIQSDRHSQVKVRIKTRVTTHCFDFLITAYATGEGNMELLAVGRNIAQQLATEESLRHLATHDALTGLPNRSLLSDRLNMAMAQARRTGKGFAVLALDLDGFKKINDALGHPVGDILLREAGVRLRGTLRDTDTLARVGGDEFIAVLPSALTEGEIRIVARRMIAAIQQPFEIEGHALYVSTSIGVTIYPDHGDNEVKLLAHADTALYRAKETGKARYVLYNPQTFTKPVHDVSIEAAMFEAVKNGEFLLHYQPVVDACTRQIMGFEALMRWMHPDLGWVPPIQFIPMAENNGLINLLGAWVLKAACVQIKRFEEAAGRQLYVSVNVSPRQFRSDQFLETLDDAMKLSGLQGSRLLLEITEGILMSDPEHAEALLTAIAARGVRIAIDDFGTGYSSLAYLKRFPINTLKIDRVFVKDLPHSIKDAAICDVVISLANHLNLTTVAEGVEDEQQLQFLAAQGCTLIQGFHTGRPMLPETAMEALMANTERHS, from the coding sequence ATGTTCCTCATACCCGTTCCACCTCGTGCCAATCTTGAAATCCAGCTAGAGAACCTGATGGAAGCTGCGGGAGATGCGGTTTTCCAGCTGAATGCCAAAGGAGAAATTCTTTGCGCCAGCAAGCGCACGATCGCGTTGATCAGACCGGACGGCACGCTCACCGGCCTATTATTGTCCGACCTGGTTGTGCCAGGGGAACGCTGTGTGATTAGCGCGGCGGTGCAACAGGCCATCCAGTCGGACCGGCATAGTCAGGTGAAGGTACGGATAAAAACCCGCGTTACGACGCACTGCTTTGACTTTCTGATCACCGCTTATGCTACCGGGGAAGGCAATATGGAACTGCTCGCCGTGGGCAGGAATATTGCACAACAGCTGGCAACTGAAGAAAGCTTGCGCCACCTGGCCACCCATGACGCGTTAACCGGCTTGCCCAATCGGTCGCTGCTTTCTGACCGCCTGAATATGGCGATGGCGCAAGCCCGGCGGACCGGGAAAGGCTTTGCCGTCCTCGCCCTTGATCTCGACGGCTTCAAGAAAATCAATGACGCGCTGGGACATCCGGTTGGCGACATCTTGCTGCGCGAGGCAGGCGTGCGGCTACGCGGCACGCTGCGCGACACAGACACCTTGGCGCGAGTGGGGGGTGATGAATTCATTGCCGTGCTGCCCAGTGCATTGACAGAGGGGGAGATTCGGATTGTCGCGCGCCGCATGATTGCCGCCATTCAGCAGCCCTTCGAAATTGAAGGCCATGCCTTGTACGTGAGTACTTCTATCGGCGTGACAATCTACCCGGATCATGGCGATAACGAGGTCAAACTGCTGGCGCACGCCGATACTGCCTTGTACCGCGCAAAAGAGACAGGCAAGGCCCGTTATGTGCTCTATAACCCCCAAACATTCACCAAGCCGGTACACGATGTCTCGATCGAGGCGGCGATGTTCGAAGCGGTCAAAAATGGCGAATTCTTGCTGCACTATCAGCCTGTGGTGGATGCGTGTACGCGCCAGATTATGGGTTTTGAGGCGCTCATGCGGTGGATGCATCCTGACCTGGGATGGGTGCCTCCGATCCAGTTCATCCCGATGGCGGAAAACAACGGCCTGATCAATTTGCTGGGGGCGTGGGTTCTCAAGGCAGCCTGCGTACAAATCAAGCGTTTCGAAGAGGCCGCCGGGCGGCAGCTCTATGTATCCGTTAACGTAAGCCCAAGACAGTTCAGAAGCGACCAGTTCCTGGAAACCCTGGATGACGCCATGAAGCTGTCCGGCCTGCAAGGCAGTCGATTGCTTCTGGAGATCACCGAAGGCATCCTGATGTCGGATCCGGAACATGCCGAAGCATTACTGACCGCGATAGCTGCGCGCGGCGTGCGCATCGCGATCGATGATTTTGGTACCGGCTACTCTTCACTGGCGTATCTGAAGCGTTTTCCTATTAACACCCTGAAAATCGACCGGGTTTTCGTCAAGGATTTGCCACACTCGATAAAAGATGCTGCCATCTGCGACGTCGTGATTAGCCTGGCAAACCACCTGAACCTCACAACAGTCGCCGAAGGCGTTGAGGATGAACAGCAGTTGCAATTCCTCGCTGCGCAGGGCTGCACATTGATCCAGGGATTCCATACTGGCCGTCCCATGCTGCCTGAGACCGCCATGGAAGCATTGATGGCAAATACTGAGCGGCATTCTTGA
- the flhD gene encoding flagellar transcriptional regulator FlhD codes for MTANDVMTEIRDANLSYLMLAQQMIRSDKATAIFRLGIDKHIADLIAGLSNAQILKLAGTHMMLARFRFDDSAILGMLTNYNKDRTLAQSHAAILMAGQPIEEIV; via the coding sequence ATGACAGCGAACGATGTAATGACTGAAATCCGTGACGCCAACCTGAGCTACCTGATGCTTGCGCAGCAGATGATTCGTTCTGACAAGGCCACGGCAATCTTCCGTCTGGGGATCGACAAACACATCGCCGATCTTATTGCGGGTCTGAGCAATGCTCAAATTCTCAAGCTCGCAGGCACCCACATGATGCTCGCGCGTTTCCGTTTCGACGATAGCGCCATTCTCGGCATGCTGACCAATTACAACAAGGATCGCACGCTGGCCCAGTCCCACGCGGCAATCCTGATGGCGGGTCAGCCGATTGAAGAAATTGTCTAG
- the flhC gene encoding flagellar transcriptional regulator FlhC, whose translation MTKKSVVTEANEIQLAIKLINLGARLQLLESETSLSRERLLKLYKELRGVSPPKGMLPFSTDWFLTWQPNIHSSLFINIHNYLVEHAGVHGIEAVMKAYQLYLEQTQPGNSEEPVLSLTRAWTLVRFVNRKMLTTASCCKCGGHFVVNSFDLHHDYACGLCHMPSRAGKTKKVREDAAAALAMAA comes from the coding sequence ATGACCAAGAAAAGCGTAGTAACCGAAGCCAACGAAATTCAACTCGCAATCAAACTGATCAATCTCGGCGCGCGCCTGCAGCTGCTTGAATCGGAAACGTCCTTGTCGCGCGAGCGCCTGTTGAAGCTGTACAAGGAGCTCAGGGGGGTTTCGCCACCGAAAGGCATGCTGCCATTTTCCACCGACTGGTTCCTGACCTGGCAACCCAATATCCATTCTTCGCTGTTTATCAATATCCATAACTATCTTGTGGAACACGCGGGTGTTCATGGTATTGAAGCCGTGATGAAGGCTTATCAGCTTTACCTTGAGCAAACCCAGCCCGGCAACAGCGAGGAGCCCGTTCTTTCACTTACGCGAGCCTGGACGCTGGTGCGTTTTGTGAACAGAAAAATGCTCACGACTGCTTCTTGTTGCAAGTGTGGCGGGCACTTCGTGGTGAACAGTTTTGATCTGCACCATGACTATGCCTGCGGCCTCTGCCACATGCCTTCCCGTGCCGGAAAAACCAAAAAAGTCCGTGAAGATGCGGCAGCTGCGCTGGCAATGGCAGCCTGA
- a CDS encoding SAM-dependent methyltransferase, whose translation MRTRQSAWRTPAVQALIIQCASFLLTILVMRGIWVLAGMQVTIVVAALLQGTIAAAVSFWRRLAPWWLPMQFLFPGALIAMHSLSLPPGIFLALFVFLLGWYWTTFRTQVPFYPSGLAVWEAVAGLLPVDRPVRFIDIGSGLGGLVLNLAARRPESTISGIELAPLPWLASWLRAWMVRSRGRFIRGDYTHLDFAQYDVVFAYLSPAAMPALGEKSRTEMRPGTLLLSYEFSIPGVVADVIVTPQTHGPILYAWRF comes from the coding sequence GTGCGTACACGCCAATCCGCGTGGCGCACACCGGCAGTGCAGGCGCTGATCATTCAGTGTGCGTCGTTTTTGCTGACCATTTTGGTCATGCGCGGCATCTGGGTGCTGGCAGGCATGCAAGTGACCATTGTCGTAGCGGCGTTGCTGCAAGGAACAATTGCTGCGGCCGTATCGTTTTGGCGCCGTCTTGCACCCTGGTGGCTTCCCATGCAGTTCCTGTTTCCGGGTGCGCTGATAGCGATGCATTCGCTTTCTCTACCGCCGGGAATTTTCCTCGCCCTATTCGTTTTTCTTCTTGGTTGGTACTGGACTACATTCCGCACCCAGGTTCCGTTTTATCCATCCGGGCTGGCGGTCTGGGAAGCTGTCGCTGGTCTGCTACCGGTTGACCGGCCGGTACGCTTCATCGACATCGGCAGCGGTTTGGGCGGACTGGTGCTGAATCTTGCCGCGCGCAGACCGGAAAGCACTATTTCCGGAATCGAATTGGCGCCACTGCCATGGCTTGCAAGCTGGTTGCGGGCATGGATGGTACGCAGCCGTGGGCGTTTCATCCGTGGCGATTACACGCATCTGGATTTTGCGCAATACGATGTGGTATTTGCCTATTTGTCGCCTGCGGCCATGCCTGCGCTGGGGGAGAAATCCAGGACCGAAATGCGGCCTGGCACATTGCTGCTGAGTTATGAATTTTCCATTCCAGGCGTCGTTGCGGACGTCATCGTCACGCCTCAAACCCACGGCCCCATCCTCTATGCCTGGCGCTTTTGA
- the motA gene encoding flagellar motor stator protein MotA: MLVIIGYIVVLASVFGGFALAGGHLAALLQPVELLMISGAATGAFLVGNNAKSIKATLRALPGLLKGSKYTKALYMELMALLYELLSKVRKEGLMSIEGDVDKPDDSPIFSKYPGILADHHIMEFMTDYLRLMVSGNMDAFQIENLMDNEIETHHHEGEVPVHVIARLGDGMPAFGIVAAVMGVVHTMSSVGLPPAELGILIANALVGTFLGILLAYGFVGPLASLLEQKLHESSKMFQCVKVTLLASLNGYAPALAVEFGRKVLFSTERPSFSELEDHVRQAKSK, encoded by the coding sequence GTGTTAGTCATTATTGGATATATCGTTGTTTTGGCTTCCGTGTTTGGCGGTTTCGCGCTTGCCGGCGGACACTTGGCCGCGCTGCTGCAGCCGGTGGAGCTACTCATGATCAGCGGTGCCGCGACCGGCGCATTCCTGGTTGGTAATAACGCAAAATCCATCAAGGCTACACTCAGGGCGTTGCCCGGCCTTCTGAAGGGATCCAAGTACACGAAAGCGCTATACATGGAGCTGATGGCGCTGCTGTACGAATTATTGAGCAAAGTGCGCAAGGAGGGCTTGATGTCGATCGAAGGTGACGTCGACAAGCCGGATGACAGCCCGATCTTCAGCAAGTATCCGGGCATTCTCGCCGATCATCATATTATGGAGTTCATGACTGATTATCTGCGCCTCATGGTGTCGGGAAACATGGATGCATTCCAGATCGAGAATCTCATGGACAACGAAATCGAAACCCACCATCACGAAGGTGAAGTGCCGGTGCACGTTATTGCAAGGCTCGGCGACGGCATGCCGGCGTTCGGCATCGTGGCCGCAGTCATGGGGGTTGTGCACACCATGTCATCGGTGGGTTTGCCGCCGGCGGAACTGGGTATCCTGATCGCCAACGCGCTGGTTGGAACTTTCCTCGGCATCCTGCTCGCGTATGGATTTGTGGGGCCGCTTGCCAGCCTGCTGGAACAAAAGCTTCATGAATCCTCGAAGATGTTCCAGTGCGTCAAAGTGACATTGCTGGCAAGCCTCAACGGTTATGCGCCCGCGCTTGCGGTGGAGTTCGGCAGAAAGGTGCTGTTCTCGACCGAACGCCCTTCTTTCAGCGAGCTGGAAGATCATGTCAGACAAGCCAAATCCAAGTAA
- the motB gene encoding flagellar motor protein MotB — protein MAEAAPRPIIVKRVKKSGSRHHSGTWKIAYADFVTAMMAFFLLMWLLGSTTKGELQGIAEYFQTPLRVAMSGGSGSGDSSSVIKGGGTDLTKQIGQLNKADNPVQKKTYDLKAAQADLERIEDSRLKALKGRIEAAIDANPTLKQFKKQLLLDITTEGLRIQIVDEKNRPMFALSKAVLEPYTKEILHDIGHTLNDVPNKISLSGHTDATPYSGGGAGYSNWELSADRANASRRELIAGGMDEGKVLRVVGLASAVPIDRHDPFNPINRRISIIVMNKKTEESITKEGGGTAEVSSAGQVQQSLPGAIHKPNNGR, from the coding sequence ATGGCCGAAGCAGCACCACGCCCCATAATCGTCAAGCGTGTCAAGAAATCAGGCAGTCGCCATCACAGTGGTACCTGGAAGATCGCCTATGCCGATTTCGTCACGGCGATGATGGCATTTTTTCTGTTGATGTGGTTATTGGGTTCAACCACAAAAGGCGAACTGCAAGGCATTGCGGAATATTTCCAGACGCCGCTCAGGGTTGCAATGTCGGGCGGTTCGGGAAGTGGCGATAGCTCCAGCGTCATCAAGGGCGGGGGTACCGACCTGACCAAGCAGATCGGCCAGCTTAATAAAGCCGACAATCCAGTGCAGAAGAAGACCTACGACCTCAAGGCAGCACAGGCAGACCTGGAGCGTATCGAGGATTCCCGCCTGAAAGCCCTGAAGGGCCGCATTGAAGCGGCTATCGACGCCAACCCGACGCTTAAGCAATTCAAAAAACAATTATTGCTTGATATCACTACCGAGGGTTTGCGTATCCAGATTGTCGATGAGAAAAACCGTCCCATGTTTGCCTTGTCCAAGGCGGTACTAGAACCTTATACGAAGGAAATCCTGCACGATATCGGGCATACCCTGAACGATGTTCCCAATAAAATCAGCCTCTCCGGACATACCGATGCAACACCGTATTCAGGCGGCGGGGCGGGATATAGCAACTGGGAGCTCTCCGCCGACCGGGCCAATGCGTCGCGCCGCGAGCTGATTGCGGGCGGCATGGATGAGGGCAAAGTATTGCGCGTGGTGGGACTCGCTTCAGCGGTACCTATCGACAGGCATGATCCTTTCAATCCCATCAACCGGCGTATCAGCATCATTGTCATGAACAAGAAAACCGAAGAGTCCATTACCAAGGAGGGTGGCGGGACGGCTGAGGTTTCCAGTGCGGGGCAGGTACAACAAAGCCTGCCTGGGGCGATCCATAAACCTAACAACGGCAGATGA
- a CDS encoding HDOD domain-containing protein — translation MNKLTMSEAVRTIHGRLPHLPEIVADLLCSMRQENIDIDTLAEKLSHDQALVAMTLRLANSSFYGMPHRVTRIREAFAILGLKGMRTLITAAAVTNGFIANRDSAGEIEKNWRHSIAVAVCAKALARQLHLDQELAFTVGLLHDIGRLILAVYFPLQYQATLTHRTAHDCTLFQAEQAVLDIDHAMVGQALAEHWKFPLAMQLAIGSHHAPGQSGHNALISLVHVADAIVHALDLALDEEELVPPVSTAAWNSLGIGQEAFLQVFDETEQQFDEMCQILVV, via the coding sequence ATGAATAAGCTGACCATGAGCGAAGCTGTCAGAACGATCCATGGCCGTCTGCCGCACCTGCCTGAAATTGTGGCCGATTTGCTCTGCAGCATGAGGCAGGAAAATATCGATATCGATACGCTGGCCGAAAAACTGTCCCATGATCAGGCATTGGTGGCAATGACATTGCGCCTGGCCAATTCCTCGTTTTACGGAATGCCACACAGAGTGACCCGCATTCGGGAGGCCTTCGCGATTCTTGGCCTGAAGGGTATGCGTACCCTGATTACCGCAGCGGCAGTGACTAACGGCTTTATCGCCAACCGCGACAGCGCTGGCGAGATCGAGAAAAACTGGCGCCATTCCATTGCCGTGGCTGTTTGCGCCAAAGCGCTGGCGCGTCAGCTCCATCTTGACCAGGAACTCGCGTTTACAGTGGGCCTGTTGCATGATATTGGAAGGCTGATCCTGGCGGTGTATTTTCCGCTGCAGTACCAGGCGACACTTACACATCGGACAGCGCATGATTGCACCCTATTCCAGGCAGAACAGGCAGTCCTGGATATTGACCACGCCATGGTTGGTCAGGCGCTTGCCGAACACTGGAAATTTCCACTGGCGATGCAGCTGGCCATAGGCAGCCACCATGCGCCCGGGCAATCGGGGCACAACGCCTTGATCTCCCTCGTGCATGTCGCCGATGCGATCGTTCACGCACTGGATCTTGCGCTGGACGAGGAGGAACTGGTTCCCCCGGTTTCCACAGCCGCATGGAACAGCCTGGGCATAGGTCAGGAAGCATTCTTGCAGGTGTTTGACGAAACAGAACAGCAGTTTGACGAAATGTGCCAGATTTTAGTCGTGTAG